From a region of the Mycobacterium intracellulare ATCC 13950 genome:
- a CDS encoding isocitrate lyase/PEP mutase family protein, with protein MTGPTTPAERAATLLKLHRPGNPVILPTVWDAWSARLAVGAGFAALTVGSHPMADSIGKPDNEGMSFDDVLTRVAQITAAVSETEGVPVSVDIESGYGLPADRLIEGLLSVGAVGLNIEDTVHSEGGRLRSAEEHAELVGALRSAADAAGVHVVINARTDLFLRQDGEESDRVDRAVARLNQAAAAGADVLYPVGRHHPDTLRRLTAELVLPVNAIALPDQDDPAAFGPLGVARISFGPFLQAALTGRANELLARWG; from the coding sequence ATGACGGGCCCCACCACGCCGGCCGAGCGCGCCGCCACCCTGTTGAAGCTGCACCGGCCGGGCAACCCGGTCATCCTGCCGACCGTGTGGGACGCCTGGTCGGCGCGACTGGCCGTCGGCGCGGGATTCGCCGCGCTGACCGTGGGGAGCCATCCGATGGCGGACTCGATCGGCAAACCCGACAACGAGGGCATGTCGTTCGACGACGTGCTCACCCGCGTCGCGCAGATCACCGCGGCGGTCTCGGAAACGGAAGGCGTCCCGGTCTCGGTGGACATCGAATCCGGCTACGGACTCCCGGCCGACCGCCTGATCGAGGGCCTGCTGAGCGTCGGGGCCGTCGGGCTGAACATCGAGGACACCGTGCACTCGGAGGGCGGACGGCTGCGGTCCGCCGAGGAACACGCCGAGCTGGTCGGCGCGCTGCGGTCGGCCGCCGACGCGGCGGGAGTGCATGTGGTCATCAACGCCCGGACCGATCTGTTCCTGCGCCAAGACGGCGAGGAGTCCGATCGCGTCGACCGCGCCGTGGCGCGACTGAATCAGGCGGCCGCCGCCGGCGCCGATGTCCTGTACCCGGTCGGCCGCCACCACCCCGACACGTTGCGGCGCTTGACCGCGGAATTGGTGTTGCCGGTCAACGCGATCGCGCTGCCCGACCAGGACGACCCCGCGGCCTTCGGTCCGCTGGGCGTGGCGCGAATCAGCTTCGGGCCCTTCCTGCAGGCCGCGCTGACGGGCCGGGCCAACGAGCTGCTCGCCCGCTGGGGCTGA
- a CDS encoding fumarate reductase/succinate dehydrogenase flavoprotein subunit, with the protein MVDVERHAYDVVVIGAGGAGLRAVIEARERGLRVAVVCKSLFGKAHTVMAEGGCAASMGNTNPKDNWKTHFGDTMRGGKFLNNWRMAELHAKEAPDRVWELETYGALFDRLKDGKISQRNFGGHTYPRLAHVGDRTGLELIRTMQQKIVSLQQEDYAELGDYEARIRVFAETTITELIKDGDAIAGAFGYIRESGNFILFEAPAVVLATGGIGKSFKVTSNSWEYTGDGHALALRAGASLINMEFVQFHPTGMVWPPSVKGILVTEGVRGDGGVLKNSDDKRFMFDYIPPVFKGQYAETEQEADQWLKDNDSARRTPDLLPRDEVARAINSEVKAGRGSPHGGVFLDIASRLTPAEINRRLPSMYHQFKELAGVDITKEPMEVGPTCHYVMGGVEVDADTGAATVPGLFAAGECSGGMHGSNRLGGNSLSDLLVFGRRAGLGAADYVRALSSRPTVGDGAVEAAAKRALSPFEAPAGGGPGENPYTLQLELQQSMNDLVGIIRNADEISEALARLDKLRERFKNLHVEGQRRYNPGWNLAIDLRNMLLVSECVAKAALQRTESRGGHTRDDHPSMDSSWRKLLLVCEAVAEPGDVEAAVIPDITITKKEQTPMRPDLLELFDIAELEKYYTDEELAGHPGRTPRTEK; encoded by the coding sequence ATGGTTGATGTCGAGCGGCATGCCTACGACGTAGTCGTCATCGGCGCCGGCGGCGCGGGATTGCGCGCGGTCATCGAGGCGCGCGAACGCGGCCTGCGGGTCGCGGTGGTGTGCAAGTCCCTGTTCGGCAAGGCACACACCGTGATGGCCGAGGGTGGGTGCGCGGCCTCGATGGGCAACACCAACCCGAAGGACAACTGGAAGACCCACTTCGGCGACACGATGCGCGGTGGGAAGTTCCTCAACAACTGGCGGATGGCCGAACTGCACGCCAAGGAGGCCCCCGACCGCGTCTGGGAGCTGGAAACCTATGGCGCGCTGTTCGATCGCCTCAAGGACGGCAAGATCAGCCAGCGCAACTTCGGCGGGCACACCTACCCGCGGCTGGCGCACGTCGGTGACCGCACCGGCCTGGAGCTGATCCGCACCATGCAGCAGAAGATCGTCTCGCTGCAGCAGGAGGACTACGCCGAGCTCGGCGACTACGAGGCCCGCATCCGGGTGTTCGCCGAAACCACGATCACCGAACTGATCAAGGACGGCGACGCGATCGCCGGGGCGTTCGGCTACATCCGCGAAAGCGGCAACTTCATCCTGTTCGAGGCGCCCGCGGTGGTGCTGGCCACCGGCGGCATCGGCAAGTCGTTCAAGGTCACCTCGAACTCCTGGGAGTACACCGGCGACGGGCACGCCCTGGCGCTCCGGGCGGGCGCGTCCCTGATCAACATGGAGTTCGTCCAGTTCCACCCGACGGGCATGGTGTGGCCGCCGAGCGTGAAGGGGATCCTGGTCACCGAGGGCGTTCGCGGCGACGGCGGGGTGCTGAAGAACTCCGACGACAAGCGGTTCATGTTCGACTACATCCCGCCGGTCTTCAAAGGCCAGTACGCCGAGACCGAGCAAGAGGCCGACCAGTGGCTCAAGGACAACGACTCGGCCCGCCGCACCCCTGACCTGCTGCCGCGCGACGAGGTCGCGCGCGCGATCAACTCCGAGGTCAAGGCCGGCCGGGGCAGCCCACACGGCGGCGTCTTCCTCGACATCGCGTCGCGGCTGACGCCCGCGGAGATCAACCGCCGCCTGCCGTCGATGTACCACCAGTTCAAGGAGCTGGCCGGGGTCGACATCACCAAGGAGCCGATGGAAGTCGGGCCGACCTGCCACTACGTGATGGGCGGCGTCGAGGTCGACGCCGACACCGGGGCGGCCACCGTGCCCGGGCTCTTCGCCGCGGGCGAATGCTCCGGCGGCATGCACGGCTCGAACCGGCTGGGCGGCAACTCGCTGTCGGACCTGCTGGTGTTCGGCCGGCGCGCCGGCCTGGGCGCCGCCGACTACGTGCGGGCGCTGAGCAGCCGTCCGACGGTCGGCGACGGCGCCGTCGAGGCGGCGGCGAAGCGGGCCCTGTCCCCCTTCGAGGCGCCGGCGGGCGGCGGCCCCGGCGAGAACCCCTACACCCTGCAGCTCGAGCTGCAGCAGTCGATGAACGACCTGGTCGGCATCATCCGCAATGCCGACGAGATCTCCGAGGCTTTGGCCCGGCTCGACAAGCTGCGGGAGCGGTTCAAGAACCTGCATGTGGAGGGGCAGCGCCGCTACAACCCGGGCTGGAACCTGGCCATCGACCTGCGCAACATGCTGCTGGTCAGCGAATGCGTCGCCAAGGCCGCGCTGCAGCGCACCGAGAGCCGGGGCGGGCACACCCGCGACGACCACCCGTCGATGGACTCGTCGTGGCGCAAGCTGTTGCTGGTCTGCGAGGCAGTCGCCGAGCCAGGCGACGTTGAAGCCGCGGTGATCCCCGACATCACCATCACGAAGAAAGAGCAGACGCCGATGCGGCCCGATCTGCTGGAACTGTTCGACATCGCCGAGCTGGAGAAGTACTACACCGACGAGGAGCTCGCCGGGCATCCAGGGCGGACACCCAGGACGGAGAAGTAA
- a CDS encoding succinate dehydrogenase/fumarate reductase iron-sulfur subunit, protein MTYNATMRVWRGDDANGALQDFTVEVNEGEVVLDIIHRLQQTQTPDLAVRWNCKAGKCGSCSAEINGYPRLLCMTRMSTFAEDEVVTVTPLRTFPVIRDLVTDVSFNYEKAREIPSFAPPKDLQPGEYRMAQEDVQRSQEFRKCIECFLCQNVCHVVRDHEENKKAFAGPRFLMRIAELEMHPLDTRDRRKDAQEEHGLGYCNITKCCTEVCPENIKITDNALIPMKERVADRKYDPVVWLGNKLFRR, encoded by the coding sequence ATGACCTACAACGCGACGATGCGGGTGTGGCGCGGCGACGACGCCAACGGTGCGTTGCAGGACTTCACCGTCGAGGTCAACGAGGGTGAGGTCGTCCTCGACATCATTCACCGCCTGCAGCAGACCCAGACGCCCGACCTGGCGGTCCGGTGGAACTGCAAGGCGGGCAAGTGCGGCTCGTGCTCCGCGGAGATCAACGGCTATCCGCGGTTGCTCTGCATGACCCGGATGTCGACGTTCGCCGAGGACGAGGTCGTCACGGTCACGCCGCTGCGGACGTTCCCGGTGATCCGGGACCTGGTCACCGACGTCTCGTTCAACTACGAGAAGGCCCGCGAGATACCGTCTTTCGCACCGCCCAAGGACCTGCAACCCGGCGAGTACCGGATGGCGCAGGAGGACGTCCAGCGCTCCCAAGAGTTCCGCAAGTGCATCGAATGCTTCCTGTGCCAGAACGTGTGCCACGTGGTCCGCGACCACGAGGAGAACAAGAAGGCGTTCGCCGGCCCCCGCTTCCTGATGCGGATCGCCGAGCTGGAGATGCACCCGCTGGACACCCGGGACCGGCGCAAGGACGCCCAGGAAGAGCACGGCCTGGGGTACTGCAACATCACCAAGTGCTGCACCGAGGTCTGCCCGGAGAACATCAAGATCACCGACAACGCGCTGATCCCGATGAAGGAGCGCGTCGCCGACCGCAAGTACGACCCGGTGGTCTGGCTCGGTAACAAGCTGTTCCGTCGCTGA
- a CDS encoding flavin reductase family protein encodes MNSNNKLTASSLREAFGHFPSGVVAIAAEVNGTREGLAASTFVPVSLDPPLVSFCVQNTSTTWPKLKDLPMLGISVLGEAHDEAARTLAAKTGDRFAGLETVSRPTGAVFIKGTGLWLESAIEQLIPAGDHTIVVLRVSEVTVDADVAPIVFHRSNFRRLGA; translated from the coding sequence GTGAACTCGAACAACAAGCTGACAGCGTCGTCACTTCGTGAGGCCTTCGGTCATTTCCCATCGGGTGTGGTGGCCATCGCCGCCGAGGTGAACGGAACCCGGGAAGGGCTGGCCGCCAGCACCTTCGTGCCGGTCTCGCTGGACCCGCCGTTGGTGTCGTTCTGCGTGCAGAACACCTCGACGACGTGGCCCAAACTCAAGGACCTGCCCATGCTGGGCATCAGCGTGCTCGGCGAGGCGCACGACGAGGCCGCCCGCACGCTGGCCGCCAAGACCGGCGACAGGTTCGCCGGCCTGGAGACCGTCTCCCGGCCCACCGGGGCGGTGTTCATCAAGGGCACCGGCCTGTGGCTGGAAAGCGCCATCGAGCAACTCATTCCCGCCGGTGACCACACGATCGTCGTGTTGCGGGTCAGCGAGGTGACCGTGGACGCCGACGTGGCGCCCATCGTGTTCCACCGGAGCAATTTCCGCCGCTTGGGCGCCTGA
- a CDS encoding isopenicillin N synthase family dioxygenase → MPSKTRATCGDGRGTIDVPGVTAVPVVDLRADPARLRDGLREAAHRVGFFYLTGHGVAPELVTRMLEAARRLFALPQHDKDSVAMVRSPHFRGYTRLGGEVTRGEVDWREQIDIGPQRPPIGGLGKSDYRWLQGPNQWPAALPELPGLVEEWDAALSAVARTLLRHWAASLGSPADVFDPAFAETPATLIKIIRYPGRAAGSQGVGAHRDAGVLTLLLAEPGSRGLQVRRAFDGAWIDVPPREGAFIVNIGELLEAATRGYLRATEHRVNLQGPATDRISVPYFFNPRLDARIPVLALPRELAAGTGTDWAASQDPADPIFSVYGRNAWKSRLRSHPDVASAHGYWAERLENE, encoded by the coding sequence ATGCCGTCGAAAACCCGCGCTACCTGCGGAGACGGGCGCGGGACGATCGATGTGCCGGGCGTCACTGCGGTGCCGGTCGTCGACCTGCGCGCCGATCCGGCGCGGTTGCGGGACGGTCTGCGCGAAGCCGCCCACCGGGTCGGATTCTTCTATCTGACCGGCCATGGGGTCGCCCCGGAATTGGTGACGCGGATGCTCGAGGCCGCGCGCCGGCTCTTCGCGCTGCCGCAGCACGACAAGGACTCGGTCGCCATGGTGCGCAGCCCGCATTTCCGCGGCTACACCCGCCTGGGCGGCGAGGTGACCCGCGGCGAGGTGGATTGGCGCGAGCAGATCGACATCGGGCCGCAACGTCCGCCGATCGGCGGGCTGGGCAAGTCCGACTACCGGTGGCTACAGGGTCCCAACCAGTGGCCGGCCGCGCTGCCCGAGCTGCCCGGACTCGTCGAGGAGTGGGACGCCGCGCTGTCGGCGGTGGCCCGCACCCTGCTGCGGCACTGGGCGGCCTCGCTGGGCAGCCCGGCGGACGTGTTCGACCCCGCCTTCGCCGAAACCCCGGCCACGCTGATCAAGATCATCCGCTACCCGGGGCGCGCGGCCGGCTCCCAGGGCGTGGGCGCGCACCGGGACGCCGGAGTGCTCACGCTGCTGCTGGCGGAGCCGGGCAGCCGGGGCCTGCAGGTGCGGCGGGCGTTCGACGGCGCCTGGATCGACGTCCCCCCGCGCGAGGGGGCGTTCATCGTCAACATCGGTGAACTGCTGGAGGCGGCGACGCGCGGCTACCTGCGGGCCACCGAGCACCGGGTCAACCTGCAGGGCCCGGCGACCGACCGGATCTCGGTGCCCTACTTCTTCAATCCGCGCCTCGACGCGCGGATACCCGTGCTCGCGCTGCCCCGCGAACTCGCGGCGGGCACCGGGACGGACTGGGCGGCGTCGCAGGATCCCGCCGACCCCATCTTCTCGGTCTACGGCCGCAACGCCTGGAAGAGCCGGCTGCGCTCGCACCCGGATGTCGCTTCCGCGCATGGGTATTGGGCAGAGCGCTTAGAAAACGAGTAA